In the Mytilus trossulus isolate FHL-02 chromosome 1, PNRI_Mtr1.1.1.hap1, whole genome shotgun sequence genome, one interval contains:
- the LOC134711056 gene encoding protocatechuate 3,4-dioxygenase beta chain-like has translation MFISEQIIHRGPFYYPDPPRQRLLCQYKKETGAKKNVPLHVVGIIFAQDCKTPLRRVKVEMWQANHEGKYKNETNCRGFVRTNKYGIYKLKTIYPGKYTTSANANDFRPAHLHFKINGKNGHKSLVTQMYFAGDKHLGEVDSCYGCSSHRKDLIIKPKRVCNRKKLCVDVAEFNITLSKGKGLHVSKAIFEEDNLVC, from the coding sequence GGCCATTCTATTATCCAGATCCACCAAGACAGAGACTATTATgtcaatacaaaaaagaaacCGGCGCCAAGAAAAATGTACCTCTTCATGTGGTCGGAATAATTTTTGCACAGGACTGCAAAACTCCTTTACGTAGAGTGAAAGTCGAAATGTGGCAAGCAAACCACGAGgggaaatataaaaatgaaacaaattgtaGAGGATTTGTTAGAACAAACAAATATGGAATATATAAACTTAAAACAATTTATCCTGGAAAATATACAACAAGTGCAAATGCAAATGATTTTAGACCAGCTCATCtccattttaaaataaacgGCAAGAATGGACATAAAAGTCTCGTAACTCAGATGTATTTTGCAGGTGATAAGCATCTTGGAGAGGTTGATTCATGTTATGGCTGTTCTTCACATAGAAAAGATTTGATCATAAAACCAAAGCGTGTGTGTAATCGCAAAAAGTTATGTGTGGACGTAGCAGAATTCAATATCACTTTATCAAAGGGAAAAGGTTTACATGTTTCAAAGGCAATATTTGAAGAGGACAATTTAGTATGTTAA